A genomic window from Leptospira bandrabouensis includes:
- a CDS encoding toxin, whose amino-acid sequence MIEIEAGAILDILEHPNSKKYPNQIILIINIDNYAWVVPTIENETSFFLKTAYPSRKHTKIYFPEVKLHEN is encoded by the coding sequence GTGATCGAAATTGAAGCAGGGGCAATACTAGACATCTTAGAACATCCAAACAGCAAAAAATATCCAAATCAAATTATCTTAATAATTAATATTGATAATTATGCTTGGGTTGTTCCAACAATTGAAAATGAAACATCTTTCTTTCTAAAAACTGCTTACCCTTCCAGAAAACACACTAAAATCTATTTTCCAGAGGTAAAATTACATGAAAATTAA